In the Bacillus alveayuensis genome, one interval contains:
- a CDS encoding 1,4-alpha-glucan branching enzyme (product_source=KO:K00700; cath_funfam=2.60.40.10,2.60.40.1180,3.20.20.80; cog=COG0296; ko=KO:K00700; pfam=PF00128,PF02806,PF02922; superfamily=51011,51445; tigrfam=TIGR01515), with translation MSVAIPTDFEIHLFHEGNLFKSYELFGAHSKKVNSLLGIQFCVWAPHAKSVRVVGDFNCWDGSKHEMTRINDQGIWSMFTTDVQIGDLYKYEIITHSGEKLLKADPYAFYSEVRPKTASIVYDLSGYKWNDQKWNRKKKRRPIYDRPMFIYELHLGTWKKKKDGSLYTYRELAEELIPYVVEHGFTHIEMLPLVEHPYDRSWGYQGTGYYSATSRYGTPHDLMFFIDQCHQHDIGVIMDWVPGHFCKDAHGLYMFDGEPTYEYSNPKERENEVWGTANFDLGKPEVQSFLISNALFWMEYFHIDGFRVDAVANMLYWPNSPQLHANEYAINFLKKLNEVVFSKDPTILMIAEDSTDWPMVTRPTSEGGLGFNYKWNMGWMNDILKYMESDPFNRKYLHDKVTFSLLYAFSENFILPFSHDEVVYGKKSLLNKMPGDYWQKFAQLRLLYGYMVAHPGKKLLFMGGEFGQFDEWKDLEQLDWNLDDYEMHQKMRVYVKELLNIYKKQRPLFEVDHHYEGFDWIDANNNEQRIFSFVRKGKKPNEMLVIVCNFTPDVYHHYKIGVPLKTRYIEIINSDDKLFGGSNQINRKSIEAQEGEYHGKPYHIEMTIAPFGISILRAVKKRGEKQKNGKKEVCSNASRRRKRIEA, from the coding sequence GTGAGTGTGGCAATCCCGACCGATTTTGAAATTCATCTTTTTCATGAAGGCAATTTATTTAAAAGCTATGAGTTATTTGGTGCTCATTCGAAAAAGGTGAATAGTCTTTTAGGAATACAGTTTTGTGTTTGGGCTCCACATGCAAAATCTGTTCGTGTTGTGGGTGATTTTAATTGCTGGGATGGTTCAAAGCATGAAATGACAAGAATAAATGATCAAGGCATTTGGTCCATGTTTACAACTGATGTTCAAATTGGTGATTTGTATAAGTATGAAATTATCACTCATAGTGGTGAAAAATTATTGAAGGCAGATCCTTATGCTTTTTATTCTGAAGTACGACCGAAGACAGCTTCCATTGTCTATGATTTATCTGGTTATAAGTGGAACGATCAAAAATGGAATCGTAAGAAAAAAAGAAGACCAATTTATGATCGCCCGATGTTTATTTATGAATTGCATTTGGGAACGTGGAAAAAGAAAAAGGATGGTAGCTTATACACTTATCGTGAGTTGGCTGAAGAGTTAATTCCGTATGTGGTTGAACATGGTTTTACACATATTGAAATGCTCCCACTAGTTGAACATCCTTATGATCGTTCATGGGGATATCAAGGAACCGGATACTATTCGGCTACAAGTAGATATGGGACACCGCATGATTTGATGTTTTTTATTGATCAATGTCACCAGCATGATATTGGAGTAATTATGGATTGGGTTCCAGGACATTTTTGTAAGGACGCTCATGGCTTGTACATGTTTGATGGTGAGCCTACTTATGAATATTCCAATCCAAAAGAACGTGAAAATGAAGTGTGGGGAACCGCAAATTTTGATCTCGGAAAGCCTGAAGTTCAAAGCTTTCTCATTTCTAATGCATTATTTTGGATGGAATATTTTCATATTGATGGATTTCGTGTTGATGCAGTAGCTAATATGCTTTATTGGCCAAATTCACCACAATTGCATGCAAATGAGTATGCGATAAACTTCTTGAAAAAGCTTAATGAAGTGGTTTTCTCCAAAGATCCCACCATCTTAATGATTGCAGAAGATTCAACTGATTGGCCTATGGTAACAAGACCGACCTCTGAAGGAGGATTAGGCTTCAATTATAAATGGAATATGGGTTGGATGAACGACATATTAAAGTATATGGAATCAGATCCTTTTAACCGCAAATATCTTCATGATAAAGTGACATTTTCCTTGCTGTATGCTTTTTCAGAAAATTTTATTCTTCCATTTTCTCATGATGAAGTAGTCTACGGAAAAAAATCTTTGTTAAATAAAATGCCTGGTGACTATTGGCAAAAGTTTGCGCAATTACGGCTTTTATACGGCTATATGGTTGCGCACCCAGGTAAAAAACTCTTGTTTATGGGTGGAGAGTTTGGGCAGTTTGATGAATGGAAGGATTTAGAGCAGCTAGACTGGAATTTAGATGATTATGAAATGCACCAAAAAATGCGCGTATATGTTAAAGAACTGCTCAATATTTATAAAAAACAGCGGCCATTATTTGAGGTTGATCATCATTATGAAGGATTTGATTGGATTGATGCTAATAATAACGAACAAAGGATTTTCTCATTTGTTCGAAAAGGGAAGAAGCCAAATGAAATGTTAGTTATTGTCTGCAATTTTACTCCTGATGTGTATCACCATTATAAAATTGGTGTTCCACTTAAAACGAGATATATTGAGATAATAAATAGCGATGATAAATTGTTTGGGGGCTCTAACCAAATTAACCGAAAAAGTATCGAAGCACAAGAAGGAGAGTATCATGGGAAGCCGTATCATATTGAAATGACTATTGCTCCTTTTGGTATATCGATATTAAGAGCAGTGAAAAAGAGAGGGGAGAAACAAAAAAATGGTAAAAAAGAAGTGTGTAGCAATGCTTCTCGCAGGCGGAAAAGGATCGAGGCTTAG